The Montipora capricornis isolate CH-2021 chromosome 6, ASM3666992v2, whole genome shotgun sequence genome has a window encoding:
- the LOC138052541 gene encoding uncharacterized protein isoform X2, whose protein sequence is MVSCGDIFKGSPAADAIVSPANSFGFMDGGIDMVYSQHFGWQMQHRLQAMINVDYDGELLVGQAAIIKTLSPDDSHVKFKDPEFNEGKLIKYLVSAPTMRVPMDVIHSVNAYLAFRAVIRAVKKHNQTVQNVEDRITSVLCPGLGTAVGRMPVKRCAFQMRQAYEIYALKQENPVMEPKDLSTVWEHHEAMLQYS, encoded by the exons ATG GTATCATGTGGTGATATATTCAAAGGTTCTCCAGCTGCAGATGCTATTGTGTCTCCAGCAAACAGTTTTGGTTTCATGGATGGAGGTATTGACATG GTTTACTCACAACATTTTGGCTGGCAAATGCAACACAGACTTCAAGCTATGATAAATGTGGATTATGATGGGGAACTACTGGTTGGCCAAGCTGCCATAATAAAGACTCTGTCTCCAGATGATAGCCATGTTAAGTTTAAAGATCCGGAGTTCAATGAAGGCAAACTGATCAAATACCTTGTTAGTGCCCCCACGATGAGGGTTCCTATGGATGTCATTCATAGCGTAAATGCTTATCTAGCTTTCAGAGCTGTGATAAGAGCAG TTAAAAAACATAACCAAACAGTGCAAAATGTAGAGGATCGAATCACTAGCGTGCTGTGTCCTGGTCTTGGTACAGCTGTCGGTAGAATGCCTGTCAAACGATGTGCTTTTCAAATGAGGCAGGCTTATGAAATCTATGCTCTCAAACAAGAAAATCCAGTTATGGAACCAAAAGACCTGAGCACTGTGTGGGAGCATCATGAAGCAATGTTACAATATTCTTAA